Proteins from a genomic interval of Spea bombifrons isolate aSpeBom1 chromosome 4, aSpeBom1.2.pri, whole genome shotgun sequence:
- the LOC128490990 gene encoding uncharacterized protein LOC128490990: MSGPVSPDKPDKEKSFTPAPKKAVVKTKHLSCTECATPFPDGCKKKFCNACSAESLAKEKQKDMQSFLGWFQDNLAQTFETFKAAAATPVEPVKLKSHKRKRVSSPHSDLSSGEVSSSSYSASSSEESEDETNFPPQELRKFVKEVSRLFQDSDLSAHPKGLPMLSHMQNLMYREWNNPGKRAFISKHSKQLFYLQGDEKWEDIPKVDVQIAQLSKRTTIPISEVAGLKDPMDKRAETSCRRVYQSSGFQCKVALSSASVAKAQGVWLQSLEGSLSESMDEGLSKLFKNLRLANSFLLEAAEEGLKLSARNMGLSSVARRALWLRSWAADTASKSTLCDLPFERTKLFGSSLEELIRHMSDTKKALPQDRKSRWNKRYQYRPSRPFQPVFKTQAFRKQHERKFQEHPKKPEGRKF; this comes from the coding sequence atGTCTGGTCCGGTTTCACCAGATAAGCCGGATAAAGAGAAATCCTTTACACCTGCTCCAAAAAAGGCTGTGGTTAAAACCAAACATTTATCGTGCACTGAATGTGCCACTCCGTTCCCGGATGGTTGTAAGAAGAAATTTTGCAATGCCTGCTCCGCTGAGAGTttggcaaaagaaaaacaaaaagacatgCAGTCTTTTTTAGGTTGGTTCCAGGACAACCTGGCGCAAACGTTTGAAACGTTTAAGGCAGCAGCAGCTACACCTGTGGAACCCGTTAAACTTAAATCCCACAAACGTAAGAGGGTATCATCCCCTCATTCTGATTTATCCTCTGGAGAGGTTTCTAGTTCATCCTATTCAGCTTCATCTAGTGAAGAGTCAGAGGATGAGACCAATTTTCCTCCACAGGAGCTGCGTAAATTTGTTAAGGAAGTCTCACGGCTTTTTCAGGATTCAGACCTGTCAGCGCACCCCAAAGGGTTGCCTATGTTATCTCACATGCAGAATCTCATGTATAGAGAGTGGAATAATCCAGGCAAAAGAGCCTTTATATCAAAGCACTCTAAGCAGCTTTTTTACCTTCAAGGCGATGAAAAATGGGAAGATATCCCTAAAGTAGACGTCCAGATAGCCCAGCTTTCCAAACGTACGACCATTCCCATTAGTGAAGTGGCTGGTCTTAAGGATCCTATGGATAAGAGGGCAGAAACGTCTTGCAGACGGGTTTACCAATCATCTGGGTTCCAGTGTAAAGTGGCATTGTCTAGCGCATCTGTGGCTAAAGCGCAAGGTGTCTGGTTGCAGTCCTTAGAGGGCAGTCTTTCAGAATCTATGGATGAAGGTTTGTCTAAACTATTTAAAAACCTGAGACTGGCTAATAGCTTCCTGCTGGAAGCTGCAGAAGAGGGCCTTAAGCTTTCAGCCCGTAACATGGGTTTGTCTTCCGTTGCCAGAAGGGCATTATGGCTACGTTCCTGGGCAGCAGATACTGCCTCCAAATCTACTCTATGCGATCTGCCCTTTGAAAGAACCAAGCTATTCGGTTCTTCCTTGGAGGAACTGATCAGACACATGTCTGATACTAAAAAGGCACTTCCTCAGGATAGGAAAAGCAGATGGAACAAACGATACCAGTATAGAccttccaggccttttcaacCAGTTTTCAAGACTCAAGCCTTTCGTAAACAACACGAGAGAAAATTTCAGGAACACCCTAAGAAACCAGAGGGTAGGAAGTTCTGA